Part of the Thermoplasmata archaeon genome, TTCTCGAACGTGGCGTTGAGCTCGACTGTGTCCCCCTCGTCGAGGAGCACCGGGGCGACCGAGAAGCTCCTGAACTTCACCGGCCTCTCCTCCTGCCCGAGGCTCACCTTCGGCTCCGGGGGTTTGTAGGGACGGACGAGCGCCCAGTCCCAGACGGAGACGCAGTCCAGCGACCCGATATTCAGGGCCGGATATCCCGACCTGCCGCTCATGGCCTGGGTCTGCCACGCTCCGTCATTGAACCTCCCGACCACGTTTGTGCCATCGAAGTATATCTCCTCGACATACCAGGTTTCCTTCGCCCAATTCCTCCCGCGTGTGTACCAGGCGACCAGATCGTTCAGAAAGCTCATCTCATCGCGGTTGGTGAAATCATGCAGGACATAGTTGTAGCCCCTCCCGTCCGAGGTCTGGGTCCTGATTCCTAGACCAACCCTCTCATCGTCATGCGAGCCGGCGATGACCTTGAACCTCGCCCTCAAAATAAAGTTGTCCTCGGAGGGGGCACCGATGGCTATCAGCTTGGCGACCGTGTTGTAGACCGGTGAGACGGTCAGGAAGCCCCCCGAGAGGGTTGCGGAGCCCACGTTGACCTTTTGCCACTTTGATGTGTCTAGACTATCACTGTCGAAACTGTCGAAGAACCTGAACACCCCCTCCCCATTCGAGGCCGCGGGGGCGGAGGGGTTCCCGTAGTACATCCAGACCACTTTCGAGGTCTGGGCGGGGAGATTCGGGACCTTCAGCCAGATGTCTCCGTCGGGCTCGAGCCAGTAGCTAAGCTCCGTCGACCCGTCGGAGTCGACGAACCTGAGGTCCGCGCAGTCGCCCCTCAGCTTTCCGGCGGATATCAGGCTCTGGAGGCTCAGGTTCATGCGGACGGGGTAATTGCTCAGGGCCGCTGGGTTCTGGCTGTTGTCGAGCGTCAGGGGCGCCCTGAAGGCCCATGAATAGTTCCACCACGGGGGCAACACGGCTGCAGGCGCTGTGGCCGGTGGGGCTGTTGAGCCCGACCCACTTTTTCCGGAGGCAGAAGCGCTGGCCGTCTCATATGAGCTCTTAGACCAGTGGAAGGAAGCAGCCGGGTGGGCGCCCGATGCGGTCTGGAGGGCCGAACCACAGGGGCCGATCAATACGGAGCAGACCACTGCCAAAATAAACATCATTTTTAATCTTCCCGGTCTTGGTGCTACTCTTCCACAAGGCATGCCGAATCATCCCCAGAGTGAGTGGTAGAGGATATTCTTTCTTAATTAAATAGATTTCTTTCATTCATTCCCGGATTGTCTCCTTCCTCTTGAGCCTCCGGTGCGGCTTTTCCAGACAGCAGCAATTCCGATCGCGTCCGCAAGCCAAAGCGGTATGAAGGCCCGCCAGCGGAAGAAGAGACGCCGGTGGTGACCAGCTAAAATTTATATTCACGCCATTCCCTGGAGCACCGGGAAAGACCCCATGGGAGCCTCTGGTTGCGCGGGAAGTACTCGCAGACCATTAACGCCCATTGCTAGGTCTATTATCGTTGCTTTTGGAGCGCTCGTCACTCTCCTCGCCTCACTATTGCCGTCGCTCTCCAACCCCCCGGTGATTCCCACGGCCGTCGCTGCTGCCGCGCGCGGATCGGGTGGGGCAACCACTATCGTAATCAACGAGTTCCTTCCCGCGCCCCGGGAGCTGTACGACTGCGAGTGGGTCGAGCTCTACAATCCGGGGAGCGAGCCCTTGGACATCGGGGGCTGGGTCTTCGATGACATCGGAGCCGGAGGCTCGAGGCCGTTCACGATAGCCTTGGGCACCGTCGTGGCCCCCCGGGGCCATCTGCTCCTCAACAGCACCCTGACGGGCGTCCACCTGAACAACGAAGGCGACACTGTCCGCTTGCTAGACCCGACAGGAGCTATTGTCGACAGCTTCACCTACGCCACCGCCGAATACGACATCTCATTCGCAAGGGTCCCAGACGGGGGGGAGTGGAGGGCGGGGGTCCGGCCGACGCCCGGGTCCCCCAATGGAAATCCCCCATCAGCGGAGGGTGCGGGTCGATTGCTGATAACACAGGTCTATTACCACGCTTACTCCGGGAGAAGGGACGAGTACGTGGCCGTCACCAACCCCTCCCCGCACCTATCGGTAGACGTCAGTGGCTGGAGGCTCACGGATGGGGACTCCTACGCTCGCTTCCCCGACGGAACGGCGATTTCCCCCGGCGCAATGCTGTTCGTGACCGGCAGTGCGTCTGATTTCCTCCACGATACCGCCCTCCTCCCAGATTTTGAAACACTGAACACCACGCCCTCGGTTCCTGAGGCGACGAAATCGGGGAGCTGGCCGAGTCTGAGCAACAACGGTGGACGCATCGAGCTCTGGGATGCGATGGGTGGGCTCATCGACGTCTTTGTCTGGGGAAAGGAGTACCACGGCGCGGGCTGGACGGGAAAGCCTTCTCCGCTCACCGGCGCGGGGATGGTGGCCAGGAGGGCGCTGGACCCCGCGGGCCGCTGGCTCGACACCAACACATCGTTGGACTGGCCCGAATCGAGGGTGACCGTTGTCGGGCGCTCGGAGCTGTCCTGGGATATTTTCGAGGCGGAGGAAGTCGTCACCTTCGTCTCCCCCGACTGCTCTTTTGATGTGGTCTCTCGAGAAATCGCCGGGGCCCGCTCGAGGGTCCTTCTCGCCCTCTACCAGCTCGAGAGCCTGCGGCTGACGGAATCGCTGATTGACGCCCGGGCAAGGGGCGTCGGGGTGACCGTCCTTCTGGAGGGACAGCCCGTTGCCAGCCTCACGGCGCAGGAAAAGGCGCTGGCGGCGATGCTGCACGGAGCCGGGGCCACCCTTTTCTTCATGGCAGGGGACGCTCCCAGTGGTTCCGGCCGGAGATACGCATGCATGCACGCCAAGTACTGTGTCATAGATAACGAGACCAGCATCGTCACGTCTGAGAACTGGGTTCCCTCCGGAATTCCAGAAGACACGAGCTATGGGAACAGGGGCTGGGGAGCGGTCGTCAGGTCCCGTGGGCTAGCGAGCTACCTCACCAGCCTCTTTTTCCTCGACGCCCAGCCCATCATGAGGGACATCGTCCCCTACACGCCCAGCGACGCGAGGTTCGCCCCCGCGCCCGGCCTCCCTCCCAACTCGACAGTCCCGTCAGGCGGCTACAAAGCCACATTCGGGCCCGCGCGCTTCTCCGGCGTCCGGGTCTCGCCCGTGGTCTCCCCAGACACCTCGACGCTTCCCAACGCGTCTATACTCGCCCTCCTCGAGACCGCCGCCGACACCATACTCATCGAGCAGCTCTCGTGCTCGCCCAACTGGAGCCGCAATGGTGAGGACCGGCCCAATAAATACCTGGAGGCGGTCGTTGCGGCCGCCAGACGCGGCGTGAGGGTCAGGGTGCTGCTCGACGCGAGCTTTCCGCAGTCCTCCGGGGTGAACGAGGATGTTGCGAACGAGCTGAACTACCTCGCGCTGAGGGAGAATCTGGACCTCGAGGCCAGAGTCGCGCGCGTTCCGGGGATCCAATCTCTTCACAACAAGGGGCTCGTTGTGGACGGTGGGAGGGCGCTGGTATCCAGCCTGAACTGGGTCGGGAGCGCGGCGCTGGACAACAGGGAGCTCGGGCTGATAATCGAGGGGGAGGGCCCCGCCTCCTATTTCGAGGAGGTGTTCTGGCTCGACTGGAACCTGACCGGCGGGACCGGCGGGCGGGGGGGCCGAGGGGAGACCGCCCCAGTCTGGGGTCTGCCGTGCCCCGTGATTCTGATTGCAGGGGTGGCGGTGGCGGTCCTAGCGAGCGTCACCGTCGGTCTCCGGCGAAAGCACCGAAGGCGATAGGCGGCTCGAGGAGAGAGCTGTCGGCGTGCTGCGTCCTCACGCGCCCGAGGAAAGGGATTCCGGAGGTTGATGGTAGATTCCGCTGCGCCGGCGGTCTCTCTTCAGACGCCCATTGCGAGCCTGAGAGTGTCCCTGAGGCCGGGTGCGAGCCCAAGGATGAGAACAGCGGCGCGAATCAGGCCTCCGAGCGGCCTTTCTCTCTCCAGCTCCCGGCCGAACTCGACCTCGAAGATGTATAGGATGAGCAGGAGCGCCAGTGCCTTGAGCGGGAACATCATGAGAGCTGTGCCCGTAGCCTCGATGAGGAATTCGGGAAGGACGTGTTTCTCGCCGTAGCCGAAAAAGTCGAGGGCACGATAAGTGGCCGCGGCGTCGAGCATATGGCCCAGAATAATAATGAAGCTTGTCCCGGAGGCCATCGGGGCAATGCGCCTGAACCGCAGGGACAGTGTGTGGAGGCAGAGCCAGAGGCCAACGGCGGCGGTAAGGGCGAGCACGGGCACAACAATGAGCTCCCACGGTCTCGTCGCGGAGGGCCCGTCCCGGGGCCCCCACGAGCCGGGCAAGAGGAGCCAGAGGAGGGTGAGGGCCGTGGGAGCGGTCGCGCACTGGATGCCGAAATCGGTCAGCGCGCTGGGGAGGCCGGGGGGGCCCTCCCTACGCCGTATAGCACGTGCGCTCAGCAATGCGGTGACCAAAGCAACCGCGGCGGTGGCTAGTATGGGAGGGGTCGAGAGAGGGTCTCCGGCGAAGCCGGCCGTGAAAAACAGTGTGTGGACGGCGGCGAGGAGCCAGAGGGTGAGGACCCTTCGCTCCCCCGCGGCTGCGAGCCAATGGTGCGCCAGTGAGAGGCCCACAACCTCCAGCCCGATGAGAACGTATATCTGTGGCGCGATGAAAAAATAGGCCGTGGGCCTGGAGAAGTAGAACGAATCCTCAAGGGCGCGGGCGAGGGTCCCGTAGAGCACGAAAGGAGTCAGGGAGGCGATATACCCAAGGTCGATATCCACCCCTTGCTTTTTGAATGCCCGGAATATCAGGAAAAGGGCAGCGGCGAGGAGGACGGCGTAGGTCAACGTGCTAACGATATTATAGTCTTCGGTTATTCCGTCGATGGGGTGGCCCAGCGCGTCCGCTTCTGTGGGGCCCCAGAGGTAGGGCCACACGAAGTGCTCCCAAAAAAGGGAGGGCAGGAGGAGGCACCCGAGCCCGACCGAAACCAAGAAGAGCGCCACACCAGAGCCAACCACGAGCTCCGGAGAGAGGCTGGCTCGGACATTTTTTCTCTCGCGCCTGGATGTGACCGCCCGTTGCGACAATTTAACCGCAAGGCTAATAACCGGGGCTGGTTATTAAGGCTACTTACATGCCCGACTTCAAGAAAGCCAAGGCCATGGTCTTTCCGCGCAAGGTGGTCGCGGGCCACAACGTATTGGACCAGATCTCGGACATGGCCAGGGACTTCGGTCTCAAGGGGACCGCGCTCGTGGTCACCGGCCCCCAGACGTTCAGAATCGCGGGCAAGCCCATCGCGGACTATCTAAAGGACAGCGGATACGACGCCCATGTGCTCGAGACGGGGCCCGCCACGATGGAGAACGTGGAGAATGTCACAAAAGCGGCGGAGGAGGTGAAGGCCTCATTCATTGTGGGCGTGGGAGGGGGTAGCAAGATAGACCTGGCAAAGGCCTCCGCGCATAGGCTATACCTGCCCTTCATCAGCGTCCCGACCTCAGCCTCGCACGACGGCCTCGCATCTCCGAAGGCGTCAATCAAGGACCAGGGCTCGCCTACCTCAGTGGACGCCGTCATGCCAGTCGGAATTCTGGCGGATACGAACGTGATAGCCAAGGCACCCTATCGCTACCTAGCGTCGGGCTGCGCCGACATCATCGCCAACACCACCGCCCTGCTCGACTGGCAGCTCGCGGCGAGGCTCAGGGGCGAGGAGTTCTCGAGCACCGCCTACGCGATATCCAAAATGGGCGCGGAGACGATACTGGACTCGGTGGACATAATAAAAAAGAACCTCGTGGAGAGCGTCTGGATTGCGATCAAGCCGATGATATCCTCCGGCCTCTCCATGAGCATCGCTGGCTCGTCACGGCCGACGAGCGGCTCGGAGCACCTGTTCTCCCACGCGATAGATAGAATCGCGCCAGGGAGGGCGCTGCATGGGGAGCAGTGCGGCGTTGGCACCATCATGATGATGTACCTTCACGGGGGGGACTGGAAGCGGATCCGGAGCGCGCTGGCGGAGCTCGGGGCGCCGGTGACGGCGGCCCAGCTCAACCTCACTAGGGAGGAGCTGATTCAGGCGCTGACGACCGCCCACTCCATCCGCCCCGAGAGGTACACGATTCTGGGCGACAGGGGCCTCTTGCCAGAGGCCGCTGAGAAGGTGGCAACGCTGACGGGGGTGCTCTGACGCCGGAGAGGGAGGGATGGCATGGTCGCTGTCACGCTGATAGGAGAGAGGTTGGCGAGAGAGGGGAGCGTGTTCGTGTTCGTGGGGCCGCTGCCGGAGTGCAGAGAGTGCCGGCTGAAGACCGTGTGTTTCAACCTTGAGGAGGGGCGGAGTTACATCATCAAATCCGTCCGCAGCGTCAGGCATGATTGCAGGGTCCATGATGGAGGCGTGAGGGTGGTGGAGGTCGAGAGGGAGCCGATTCGCGCCGCCGTGCCGCCCCACCAGGCCCTCGAGGGCACAAGTCTGGTCTGGGAGGAGAGAGGCTGCGACAACCTGGGCTGTGGCTACCGAAGGCTTTGCTTCCCTAGGGCCGCGAGGGTGGGGGAAAGGTACAGGGTAGTCAGGGTCACGGGCTTCATCGAGTGCCCCGACGGCCGTCAGCTCAAGGAGGCCGCCCTGGAGACCTGAGCTGTTTTTAATTGGGGCTTATAAGGTTTCGGCAATGGGCGTCCGAGTTTTCCTGAAGACGAGAGTATTCAGGGCAGAGGAAGGAGCCAGACAAAGGCCAGAATCACGATCAGAATCGGTACCCCAATCAGTAGCCCATTCTTCGCCAAGAAGCCCTTCGGCACAAGGCCGGTGGCGTAGACCATAGCGGTTGAGGTGGTTCCGACGGGGGTTATGAATGCGAGGGAAGCGGTGAGACCGACGCCCATGACAAAGGGCACGGGGCTCATCGCGAGCGCGCGGGCGGTCTCGAAGGCGATCGGCGCCATTATTGCGGCCGTGGCGCTGTTGGAGATGAAGTTGGTCAGCAGGAGGGTCAGGAGCATCAGGAGCGCCAGAATCAGAATCTCGGGCAGAAAAGCCCTCGCCGCGGCCACCGCGGACGCGATTATCGATGCGCTGCCCGTGGCGAGCATCGCCTCGCCCAGGAGAATTCCGCCCCCGAGCAGGAATATCAGCTCCCACTGGACGGAGGTCACGTCCCTCAGGTTGAGGAGGCCCATCCCGAAGAGTACGAGCACCGAGAGAACGGAGACGATGGCGGAGCTCGATATCGATGGTGGGAGGCCCAGAAGGACCTCGGCCTCGCTCCCGAAGAACCAGAGGGCCACCGTGGCGCCGAAGACGCCGACGACCCTCTTCTGCTCCGGGCTCATGGGACCGCTGACGTCCTTCTGCCCGGCGACGGAGCTGATGTCGAGTGTCACCTTTGGCGATGGGTATCTGTACTTGAGGGTCACGAAGGTGATGGCGAGAGAGGCGAGGACGATGGGGGTGCCGTAGTAGGCCCAGTGGCTGAAGCCGAAGCCGACCGAGTGCTCGAGCTGGGCCGCCGCGATCATGTTCGGCGGGCTGCCGGTCAGCATCGCCATCCCTCCGAGAGAGGTGCATATGATGAGACTGAGCAGGAGCTTTCTCTTGAAGTTCTGGTAAACTTCGGGGATGGACGAGAGAATCGTCAGGAAGACCGGCAGCAGAACCGCCACGGCCACGGTGTTCGACATCCACATGCTGATGAAGCCCACGACCCCGACCGTCAGGAGGACGAGTGCATCAATTCTCCCGCCCGACCTGACGACCATCCAGTGAGCGATTCTCTTGTCGAGGCCGAACTTACTGACAGCGCGCCCCAGGACAAGACCGCCGAGGAGAAGGAAAATCACGGGGTGGGCGAAGGAGGAGAAGGCCCTCGGGGGCGTGAAAATACCAGTGAGCGAGACCGCCACAGGAATCATCAGGCCCGTGATGGCGATGGGGAAGACCTCGAGAATCCAGCATCCGGCGGCGAAGGCGAAGACCGCGAGCGTTCTGGCGACGAGTTCCGGCTGGCCGGACACCAATGTAATGAGGTATGCGGCGATTGCAGCGTCGAGGCAGATGAGGATGTTCCTTTTCGAGTAGAGGAATTCGTGCAGCCTCGCCGGAACTTCGACTGTCACCCACTCGAGCGGCCTGAGAAGGCGAGGGAGTTGCTCGTGGGACTGGCTCCCTCCGGGCCCCTTTTTCTGGTTCTCAATACTATCAGAGGAGCGGACCCGATCGGGATCGCCCATCGCTCGTGTGGCATGGCCACGCGGCCCAGCTCGACTGTCACCATCACCCATGGGCGGGGCATCGCTCTCGGGCTCATGAAGCTTTTCGGGGCCGACCGGATAGAAGGGCTGGCAGCTCGATTTGTTATATTTTTGGACCAGAGCGCACGCCTGCATGCTGGGGCTGAACGAGGGAATTCTCACCACAGTTCTGACACGTGAGAATTCCCCGAATCGGTCGATTCTGGATTGGGCTGCCGCATTTCGTACAGATGCGGCATCCCTGAAAGAATTCGGAATCATGAACGGTGGAGGTAGAGGAGGGTGGTTCTGCACGTCTGATAAGTCTATCTCATCTCCAGAGGCCCCCGAGCCTAGCAAACGCTCCATCAATCTCCTCTTAAACAGATGCCTGAATGTCCATGACCAGAGAGCGAGAGCGATTCTGTGGAGGTGTGTCCCCTCGGAGGGCGCGGGTCCAGAGAAGGAGACGAATCTCCGGAGCCCATCAATGTAGAGGCAGGGACGGAAGCAACTGAAGCTCTGGCAAGATATGACCCCCTCAAACGCCTCCTACGGACCGGACCGTGGAGCGAGCCTAGTGGCTTGGGCCTTCTGAGAAAGCTCTGAAGGGCTGTCTAGACTCAGTTCTTCCTCCCGCACTTCGGGGTTATCGGTGAATTTTCGAAGAGACGGCCGTCGCAATACCTGGAGGATCTCCGCGGAGTCCATGGTACCATCCAGACAGCTCAACCTATTGGGCCGGCGGACTCCGAGGGGTAATGCTCTAGCCATAGGGTGTCTTTCTTGCTCATGATAATTCTCCAAAATGTAGATAACAACCACTGCCGAAAGAACATAATCCAGGATTTTAATGAATCTGCTTGCTGTTTAGCATAATCAATATTTACCTAAAACCATTAAATAGGAAGGGGGGACCCTCGCGAGGCTTCGTTGGGTTGTGAATTTAAGTCTATTGGGAGCCGTCGCTCGCGCCCTCTTAAACACTCCCAGTCCCAAAAAAAAATTGGGTAGCGGGCCTGGGGGGATTTGAACCCACGACACTTCGGTTAAGAGCCGAACGCTCTACCTAGCTGAGCTACAGGCCCTCTCCGTCTCCCCGGAACCGGGGAGGCATTAGGGGCTGTCGAGACGCCCTCCCCTTCTGCCTCCCCGATATCGGCGGGGCTAGGCCGCAAAATAGCGCTTCCCGTTCATAAACATTGCCCTCTGCGGTCGGGACTGGATGGGACTGGATGGTGAGGATAAAATACACCTATTTTATTACACCCGCAGAGTGGTCACGTGAGGCTGGTCAGCAAAATCCGCTGGCTCTTCGTCGGCGGAAAGGTCAGGACCCTTAACCGGAGGGGGACGAAGCACTTCCACGCGGGCGAGTTGGAGGAGGCGGAGGAGGACCTTCGCGAGGCGGTCCGGATTTTCCCGGAGCACGAGGTCTCGCACTGCAACCTCGGTATGGTCCTCCATTCTCGGAGAAAGGCGCTCGAGGCCGAAAGGGAGTTCAAGGAGGCTATTCGGCTGAAGCCGGACTATGCCGATGCCCATAGGGAGCTCGGCTTCCTCTACCACAAATGGGGCAGGCTCAAGGAGGCGAAGAGGGAGTACGACGAGGCGATACGCCTCAACCCAAACAACGCCTCCGTCCATATAAACCTGGCCACCCTCCTCAGGGATTTGGGTGATTTTACTGGAGCGGACAGGGAGTACCGCGCCGCCCTGAGCTGCCCAGACCTGGACCCCTCTACACGAGAGCACCTCAGGGAGCTACTGGGCGAGTAACGCTGACCATGTCTGCGGGGCCGAGGCGCCTGAACCCCGGAAGCCCAGAGTAGCAATGAATAGGAATTATACTAAAGCTTATCCTTATATAGAGTCACCACTATACACAAAGGGCTCACAAAGAGCGGCTGCGCACAACGCTTTATCACGGGGGAAAGAGGATGGCGGTCTGTCCGAAGTGCGGGACTTATGTCAGAGCCGGTTTAGACACCTGCCAGAAGTGCGGGACGAAGATAGGAGGCAGGGGAAAGGCCGGTGGACTGGACTCCGGGGGCCTGATCGGGGACAGCGTTATTACGAGAAGGCGACCGGTCGCACCCAGCGGGCTAATCGGCGTCGGGCCCACCACCTATGGTGACCAGGTGAGCTTCGTGGGCGGCGCGGACGCCCTCCAGCAGGTCAAGAACATCAATGTGAGGGAGCTGACCGAGGACCAGTTCGCCTCGATCACGAATCAGCTCAACACCATGCTGACCCAGATGAACATCCCCACGACGCTGGACAAGGACACAAAGCTAAAGCTCACGAAGCACGACAGGGCGATGGTTGACCTAATCGGCCAGAAGCTGCATGAAGCGAAGGCGCACTATGGAAAATACGTGGGAAACCCGGAGGTCTACCTCCGCATGGGAAATGCACTCTACCTAACCCGCCGGGGGAGGGAGCAGGCCTCGGCCGCCGGCGAGGCCTTGCCCTACGAGCCAAAGGAGTATACATACGAGCAGGCACTCTTCTACTACGACGGCGCTGTGGCCCTTAGGCCCGACTACGAGGAGGCATGGAACAACAAGGGCAACTTGCTCGACTCCATGGGGAAGTTCGAGGAAGCGATTCAGTGCTTCGACAAGGCTATAGAGATTCGGCCGTACGGGGAGGAGGCCTGGAACAACAAGGGCAATGCCCTTGACGAGTTGGGGAGGTATGAGGAGGCCATCGCCTGCTATGACAAGGTCATCGAGCTCAAGCCCGACTACGAGGAGGCCTGGAACAACAAGGGGTTTGCGCTTGGCTGCTTGGGGAGGTACGAGGAGGCCATAGCCTGCTATGACAGGGCTATCGAGATAAACTTTGAGTACGAGGTTGCTTGGAACAATAAGGGATACGCCTTGGGCTGCCTGAAGCGCATAGACGAGGCGATAGAGTGCTACGACAAAGCCATTGAGATCAAGCCGGACTATGCCGAGGCTTGGAACAACAAGGGCAACGCGCTATATACGCTCGGTAAAGTGGAGGAGGCAATAAAGTGCTTTGACAGGGCGCTGGAAATCAACCCGCGGTACGAGAAGGCGTGGTACAACAAGGGCAGTGCGCTCGGGGCCCTAGGCCGGGCCGAGGAGGCGATTCGCTGCTACGACAAGGCTATCGAGGCAGCACCCGACTATGAGAAGGCCTGGAATAACAAGGGCAACGCCCTCTACAATCTGGGCCGGATGGAGGAGGCTCTAAAGTGCTACGACGAGGCCATCAGGCTTAGCCCGAACTTCGAGCAGGCTTGGAACAACAAGGGCAACGCTCTCTATACCCTCGGTAAAGTTGAGGAGGCCATCAAGTGCTACGACAAGGCAATAGAGCTCTCGCCCACCTATGAGAAGGCCTGGTTCAACAAAGGCAACGCCGTCCACAACTTGGGCAGGGTGGACGAGGCCATCGCCTGCTACGACAAAGTCATCGAGCTCAAGCCGAACTTCTACAAGGCTTGGAACAACAAGGGCTACGCTCTATCGAGCCAGGGGAGGCACGCCGAGGCCCTGAGGTGCTTCGACCAGACGATTCGAATCAATCCGAGCTTCGAGCAGGCCTGGAACAACAAGGGCAACGCCCTCTACAACCTGGGCAAACTGGCCGAGTCGATCACTTGCTTCGACAGGGCGATAGAGCTCAAGCCGGACTACGATGAGGCCTGGAACAACAAGGGCATGGCCCTCCACGACCTGGGGCGCTACGAGGAGTCGATTCAGTGCTTCAACAAGGCGCTGGAGGTGAGGGCGACCTTCGACAGTGCCTGGTTCAATAAAGGCTCCAGCCTGATGCAGCTCGGCAGGAGCGAAGAGGCGATAAAGTGCTTCGACAAGGTAATAGAGCTCGACCCGAAGCACGAGAACGCCTGGTACTCCAAGGGAAACGCCTTGAGGAAGCTCGGGAAGCACGAGGCATCCCTCAGGTGCTACGACCGTGTCCTCGAGCTGAACGCGGGCCACGAGAACGCCTGGTTCGGGAAGGGGATGGCTCTACTGGACCTCAACAGGGCGGAGAAGGCGCTGGAGTGCTTCAGCAGGGTCATCGAGCTCAGCCCTGCCTCCGAGGCCGCCTGGTTCAGCAAGGGCCTCGCTCTAGCGAAGCTAGGCCGGCTGAAACAGGCAGAGAAGTGCTACGACAAGGTCATAGAGCTCAAGCCCGAGCACGACCAGGCCTGGTTTGAGAAGGGCAGAATTCTCGACACACTCGGAAAAACCGAGGAAGCCATCGCCGCATACGACAAGGCGCTCAGCTTCAACAAGAAGCTCGGGGAGGCCTGGAAGCAAAAGGGAGACGCCCTCCAGGCCCTAGGGAGGACGAGGGAGGCGATGGCCTGCTACGACGAGGCCCTTGCGGT contains:
- a CDS encoding tetratricopeptide repeat protein, whose protein sequence is MRLVSKIRWLFVGGKVRTLNRRGTKHFHAGELEEAEEDLREAVRIFPEHEVSHCNLGMVLHSRRKALEAEREFKEAIRLKPDYADAHRELGFLYHKWGRLKEAKREYDEAIRLNPNNASVHINLATLLRDLGDFTGADREYRAALSCPDLDPSTREHLRELLGE
- a CDS encoding DUF63 family protein codes for the protein MVGSGVALFLVSVGLGCLLLPSLFWEHFVWPYLWGPTEADALGHPIDGITEDYNIVSTLTYAVLLAAALFLIFRAFKKQGVDIDLGYIASLTPFVLYGTLARALEDSFYFSRPTAYFFIAPQIYVLIGLEVVGLSLAHHWLAAAGERRVLTLWLLAAVHTLFFTAGFAGDPLSTPPILATAAVALVTALLSARAIRRREGPPGLPSALTDFGIQCATAPTALTLLWLLLPGSWGPRDGPSATRPWELIVVPVLALTAAVGLWLCLHTLSLRFRRIAPMASGTSFIIILGHMLDAAATYRALDFFGYGEKHVLPEFLIEATGTALMMFPLKALALLLILYIFEVEFGRELERERPLGGLIRAAVLILGLAPGLRDTLRLAMGV
- a CDS encoding DUF2341 domain-containing protein, which gives rise to MMFILAVVCSVLIGPCGSALQTASGAHPAASFHWSKSSYETASASASGKSGSGSTAPPATAPAAVLPPWWNYSWAFRAPLTLDNSQNPAALSNYPVRMNLSLQSLISAGKLRGDCADLRFVDSDGSTELSYWLEPDGDIWLKVPNLPAQTSKVVWMYYGNPSAPAASNGEGVFRFFDSFDSDSLDTSKWQKVNVGSATLSGGFLTVSPVYNTVAKLIAIGAPSEDNFILRARFKVIAGSHDDERVGLGIRTQTSDGRGYNYVLHDFTNRDEMSFLNDLVAWYTRGRNWAKETWYVEEIYFDGTNVVGRFNDGAWQTQAMSGRSGYPALNIGSLDCVSVWDWALVRPYKPPEPKVSLGQEERPVKFRSFSVAPVLLDEGDTVELNATFE
- a CDS encoding NAD(P)-dependent glycerol-1-phosphate dehydrogenase; amino-acid sequence: MPDFKKAKAMVFPRKVVAGHNVLDQISDMARDFGLKGTALVVTGPQTFRIAGKPIADYLKDSGYDAHVLETGPATMENVENVTKAAEEVKASFIVGVGGGSKIDLAKASAHRLYLPFISVPTSASHDGLASPKASIKDQGSPTSVDAVMPVGILADTNVIAKAPYRYLASGCADIIANTTALLDWQLAARLRGEEFSSTAYAISKMGAETILDSVDIIKKNLVESVWIAIKPMISSGLSMSIAGSSRPTSGSEHLFSHAIDRIAPGRALHGEQCGVGTIMMMYLHGGDWKRIRSALAELGAPVTAAQLNLTREELIQALTTAHSIRPERYTILGDRGLLPEAAEKVATLTGVL
- a CDS encoding DASS family sodium-coupled anion symporter yields the protein MERLLGSGASGDEIDLSDVQNHPPLPPPFMIPNSFRDAASVRNAAAQSRIDRFGEFSRVRTVVRIPSFSPSMQACALVQKYNKSSCQPFYPVGPEKLHEPESDAPPMGDGDSRAGPRGHATRAMGDPDRVRSSDSIENQKKGPGGSQSHEQLPRLLRPLEWVTVEVPARLHEFLYSKRNILICLDAAIAAYLITLVSGQPELVARTLAVFAFAAGCWILEVFPIAITGLMIPVAVSLTGIFTPPRAFSSFAHPVIFLLLGGLVLGRAVSKFGLDKRIAHWMVVRSGGRIDALVLLTVGVVGFISMWMSNTVAVAVLLPVFLTILSSIPEVYQNFKRKLLLSLIICTSLGGMAMLTGSPPNMIAAAQLEHSVGFGFSHWAYYGTPIVLASLAITFVTLKYRYPSPKVTLDISSVAGQKDVSGPMSPEQKRVVGVFGATVALWFFGSEAEVLLGLPPSISSSAIVSVLSVLVLFGMGLLNLRDVTSVQWELIFLLGGGILLGEAMLATGSASIIASAVAAARAFLPEILILALLMLLTLLLTNFISNSATAAIMAPIAFETARALAMSPVPFVMGVGLTASLAFITPVGTTSTAMVYATGLVPKGFLAKNGLLIGVPILIVILAFVWLLPLP
- a CDS encoding phospholipase D-like domain-containing protein, translating into MGASGCAGSTRRPLTPIARSIIVAFGALVTLLASLLPSLSNPPVIPTAVAAAARGSGGATTIVINEFLPAPRELYDCEWVELYNPGSEPLDIGGWVFDDIGAGGSRPFTIALGTVVAPRGHLLLNSTLTGVHLNNEGDTVRLLDPTGAIVDSFTYATAEYDISFARVPDGGEWRAGVRPTPGSPNGNPPSAEGAGRLLITQVYYHAYSGRRDEYVAVTNPSPHLSVDVSGWRLTDGDSYARFPDGTAISPGAMLFVTGSASDFLHDTALLPDFETLNTTPSVPEATKSGSWPSLSNNGGRIELWDAMGGLIDVFVWGKEYHGAGWTGKPSPLTGAGMVARRALDPAGRWLDTNTSLDWPESRVTVVGRSELSWDIFEAEEVVTFVSPDCSFDVVSREIAGARSRVLLALYQLESLRLTESLIDARARGVGVTVLLEGQPVASLTAQEKALAAMLHGAGATLFFMAGDAPSGSGRRYACMHAKYCVIDNETSIVTSENWVPSGIPEDTSYGNRGWGAVVRSRGLASYLTSLFFLDAQPIMRDIVPYTPSDARFAPAPGLPPNSTVPSGGYKATFGPARFSGVRVSPVVSPDTSTLPNASILALLETAADTILIEQLSCSPNWSRNGEDRPNKYLEAVVAAARRGVRVRVLLDASFPQSSGVNEDVANELNYLALRENLDLEARVARVPGIQSLHNKGLVVDGGRALVSSLNWVGSAALDNRELGLIIEGEGPASYFEEVFWLDWNLTGGTGGRGGRGETAPVWGLPCPVILIAGVAVAVLASVTVGLRRKHRRR
- a CDS encoding UPF0179 family protein, which encodes MVAVTLIGERLAREGSVFVFVGPLPECRECRLKTVCFNLEEGRSYIIKSVRSVRHDCRVHDGGVRVVEVEREPIRAAVPPHQALEGTSLVWEERGCDNLGCGYRRLCFPRAARVGERYRVVRVTGFIECPDGRQLKEAALET